The following coding sequences are from one Paenibacillus stellifer window:
- a CDS encoding ROK family transcriptional regulator, translated as MKVTTSAGTPAYLKNLNEWTLLERIIADGPLSRAELSRRTGLSKPTVSSAILQLLERGLVRETGRGDNSQGRKSTLLEFNRTCYYVIGIDLGATRIRMALGDLEGQICGFRQAPMPGEGVQGAELQALIIAEAEALLREQGVTWHSIQAATIGIPGIVDTASGKVSQLVSPLPGAEESLSRDQLNALLPVRVETENDVNLAALAEYSIRHSVDSGSLLYFSLGEGTGGGLVLNGAIFRGFRGAAGEFANMTLRGERVEEILSAGGLMRLAARFAGEAGEKEDRMLKASITSPERLIEQARGEDPAAIVVLDAYCDLLAEALTNVCAVIAPETVVLGGGIGCNGDVLLPRLESRLSGFASRPSLVVTRHQEKDVVLGAIQTAVQAALRNIRDAYQSLSPSNNMN; from the coding sequence ATGAAAGTAACCACGTCAGCAGGCACTCCGGCCTATTTGAAAAATCTGAATGAATGGACGCTGCTTGAGCGGATCATTGCGGACGGGCCGCTATCCCGGGCGGAGCTCAGCCGCCGGACAGGGCTGAGCAAGCCGACGGTATCATCCGCCATTCTTCAACTGTTGGAACGCGGTTTGGTCAGGGAAACCGGGAGGGGAGATAACTCGCAGGGACGGAAATCGACGCTGCTCGAATTCAACCGGACCTGTTATTACGTGATCGGAATCGATCTCGGGGCTACCCGAATCCGAATGGCGCTTGGAGACCTGGAGGGGCAGATCTGCGGCTTCAGGCAGGCGCCGATGCCTGGGGAAGGCGTGCAGGGAGCAGAGCTTCAGGCCTTGATAATAGCCGAAGCGGAAGCTCTGCTGCGGGAGCAGGGCGTGACATGGCATAGCATCCAGGCCGCCACGATCGGAATACCGGGCATCGTCGATACGGCATCGGGGAAGGTATCCCAGCTTGTGTCACCACTTCCCGGGGCGGAGGAATCACTCTCGCGGGATCAATTGAATGCGCTGCTTCCGGTGCGCGTCGAGACGGAGAATGATGTCAATCTGGCCGCACTGGCTGAATACTCGATACGGCACAGCGTGGACTCTGGCTCTCTGCTCTATTTCTCGTTAGGGGAGGGAACCGGCGGAGGTCTTGTTCTGAATGGCGCCATCTTCCGCGGCTTCCGGGGAGCGGCCGGCGAATTCGCCAACATGACGCTGCGCGGAGAGAGAGTGGAGGAGATTCTCTCCGCGGGCGGGCTGATGCGCCTGGCTGCCCGCTTCGCCGGAGAAGCTGGAGAGAAAGAGGACCGCATGTTGAAGGCGTCCATAACGTCGCCGGAGAGATTGATTGAACAAGCAAGGGGCGAAGACCCTGCGGCGATAGTTGTTCTGGATGCCTATTGCGACCTGCTGGCCGAGGCGCTTACCAATGTCTGCGCCGTGATCGCTCCCGAGACAGTAGTGCTCGGTGGAGGCATCGGCTGCAACGGCGATGTGCTGCTGCCGAGACTCGAGAGCCGGCTGTCCGGATTCGCTAGCCGTCCGTCTCTGGTCGTCACCCGGCATCAGGAGAAGGATGTCGTTCTGGGAGCTATTCAGACGGCGGTGCAGGCGGCTCTCCGGAACATCCGGGATGCCTATCAATCCTTGTCCCCATCTAATAATATGAATTGA
- a CDS encoding ArsR/SmtB family transcription factor, producing the protein MYLSTSKESLLVYEALASEVRLKIIELLDERPRSIKELAAELYLSSAIVSSHVSKLQEAGLVSGKMCRVDGATYKICSLSANYLQIRLSRAQQTAQKVVEFSVPIGQYTDFEAHPTCGIATKEQIIGYYDDPRYFADPRRMDAGIIWFAKGYVEYRLPNYLASDQTVQEIEISMEIGSEAPKISEKWPSDIGFTLNGVDLGKWTSPGDFGATKGRFTPGWWHADVNQYGTLKVLRIRKTGTFMDGQQMSGISLDDVDWRKEQWSFRITAEPAGRRRGGLTVFGRGFGNYDQDLNIRVYYE; encoded by the coding sequence ATGTATCTCTCAACAAGCAAAGAGTCGCTGCTCGTCTACGAAGCGCTCGCCAGCGAGGTTCGCCTCAAAATCATCGAGCTGCTCGATGAGCGGCCAAGATCGATAAAGGAACTGGCAGCCGAACTGTACCTCAGCAGCGCCATTGTCAGTTCGCATGTGAGCAAGCTTCAGGAGGCCGGACTGGTAAGCGGCAAGATGTGCAGGGTGGATGGAGCGACTTACAAAATATGCTCGCTCTCGGCCAATTATTTGCAAATCCGGCTCTCCCGTGCGCAGCAGACGGCGCAGAAGGTCGTGGAGTTCTCGGTGCCGATCGGGCAGTATACCGATTTTGAAGCCCATCCGACCTGTGGGATTGCGACGAAGGAACAGATCATCGGCTACTATGATGATCCCCGGTATTTTGCGGACCCCCGGCGTATGGATGCAGGTATTATCTGGTTCGCCAAGGGTTATGTGGAATACCGGCTGCCCAATTATCTCGCCTCGGACCAGACTGTTCAGGAAATCGAAATTTCCATGGAAATCGGTTCCGAAGCCCCGAAAATTAGCGAGAAGTGGCCGTCCGACATAGGCTTCACTCTGAACGGGGTGGACCTCGGGAAGTGGACAAGCCCCGGAGACTTCGGGGCGACGAAGGGAAGATTCACCCCTGGCTGGTGGCATGCCGATGTGAATCAATACGGCACACTGAAGGTGCTGCGCATCCGTAAGACGGGAACATTCATGGACGGCCAGCAGATGTCGGGGATTTCCCTGGACGACGTAGACTGGCGCAAGGAGCAGTGGAGTTTTCGGATTACAGCAGAGCCCGCGGGCCGGAGAAGGGGAGGTCTAACTGTCTTTGGGCGCGGATTCGGCAATTATGATCAGGATTTGAATATTCGTGTGTATTATGAGTAG
- a CDS encoding ROK family protein has product MTTDNRDTHSAVYSAGLDIGGTKTLICLTDHNGAIQAEHKLETKLSHDPRQFFLWLFGELDRLCRTYGSSLTELAGIGIGLPGVMNESTGILSSAPALNWPHEDIRPIISRYYSGVVVLDNDVNMAALGEQAAGAAAGAEHFMMITVGTGIGGALFLNGQLYRGARYSAGEIGYLNLGPGANEGIDVHTGDKPEDSEFGPFELAVSGTGIGRQAAELVQDAPDTTLVTKLASGTVPEARHVFEAARQGDDAAASILNRAYDLMAVTIKNILITLDLELIVLGGGVVEKNVGYEAEIARRISRYTPQTSVPIRRAKLGNSAGAIGAAAAARSRLAAAGRSPMTL; this is encoded by the coding sequence TTGACAACCGACAACAGAGATACACATAGCGCGGTCTATTCCGCAGGATTGGATATCGGCGGAACCAAGACATTGATTTGTCTGACGGATCACAATGGAGCCATTCAAGCCGAGCATAAGCTTGAGACCAAGCTGAGCCACGATCCCCGGCAGTTTTTTCTATGGCTGTTCGGGGAACTGGATCGATTGTGCCGGACATATGGCTCATCGCTTACTGAACTCGCCGGAATCGGCATCGGACTGCCAGGCGTCATGAATGAATCAACGGGGATTCTATCGAGCGCCCCGGCGCTGAATTGGCCGCATGAAGACATACGTCCTATTATTTCCCGCTACTACTCCGGCGTCGTCGTTCTCGATAATGATGTCAACATGGCTGCGCTTGGAGAACAGGCCGCCGGAGCGGCTGCAGGTGCGGAGCATTTTATGATGATTACGGTCGGTACGGGCATCGGAGGTGCGTTGTTCCTGAACGGACAGCTGTACCGTGGAGCCCGCTATTCCGCCGGGGAAATCGGTTATCTGAATCTTGGACCCGGAGCGAATGAAGGCATAGATGTACATACGGGTGACAAGCCGGAGGACAGTGAATTCGGGCCGTTCGAGCTGGCTGTGTCGGGTACCGGCATCGGCAGGCAGGCCGCTGAACTTGTACAGGATGCCCCCGATACGACGCTGGTCACGAAGCTGGCTTCCGGGACCGTCCCCGAGGCCAGGCATGTGTTCGAAGCCGCTAGGCAAGGAGACGATGCTGCGGCTTCCATCCTGAACCGGGCCTATGATCTTATGGCGGTAACGATCAAGAACATACTCATTACTCTTGATCTGGAGCTAATTGTACTTGGCGGTGGCGTCGTTGAGAAGAATGTGGGCTATGAGGCGGAGATAGCGAGACGAATCAGCCGCTACACCCCTCAAACTTCCGTCCCGATCCGCAGGGCGAAGCTTGGCAACAGCGCCGGCGCCATCGGCGCGGCGGCGGCTGCAAGAAGCAGGCTGGCAGCAGCTGGCCGCAGTCCGATGACTCTCTGA